One window from the genome of Candidatus Chlorohelix allophototropha encodes:
- a CDS encoding glycosyltransferase family 2 protein: MAGKHSFELEYIGSSVQTLKTRAYLHQNTQEYSKTATITIVCYNHSRHIEACLSSVLKTLPEGCEVIVVDNASTDGSAELVEKLFPQFRLIKNTVNEGFAGANNTAFKEANGRYLVALNPDTVVTEGWLEALLVPFKEAETGLTTARIMLLQKPSQANTCGNEMHFTGITTCRGLGWSLDEPELYRSAIVPAISGACFAIRTELWNELGGFDPTFFTYLEDTDLSLRVRLSGYKCVYLPDAVIYHDYTNQFSSRKLYFLERNRLLLLLKCYSTRSLLLLLPALLLAEALVWGYAFTHGATRSILEAYGWVFIQRKEILQKRKIVKSYRRINDYELFREMQWRLNIGQLSGPTLAKLADLALNPIFWLTYKAFQLKMWR, from the coding sequence TTGGCAGGAAAGCATTCATTTGAGTTAGAATATATAGGTTCGTCTGTGCAAACCCTTAAAACAAGGGCTTACCTTCACCAAAATACCCAAGAATATTCAAAGACTGCCACTATTACAATAGTTTGTTATAACCATAGCCGTCATATAGAAGCCTGCCTTTCCTCTGTGCTGAAAACGCTTCCGGAAGGCTGTGAAGTAATAGTGGTGGACAATGCTTCTACCGATGGGAGCGCCGAACTGGTGGAGAAGCTTTTCCCTCAGTTTAGGCTTATAAAGAATACGGTAAATGAGGGATTTGCCGGAGCCAATAATACCGCTTTTAAAGAAGCCAATGGGCGTTACCTAGTTGCACTCAATCCCGATACAGTCGTTACTGAGGGGTGGTTGGAAGCTCTATTGGTTCCTTTCAAGGAGGCTGAAACCGGACTGACTACTGCCCGGATAATGCTGTTGCAAAAACCAAGTCAGGCAAATACATGTGGTAATGAAATGCATTTCACTGGCATAACCACTTGCCGAGGGCTGGGTTGGTCTTTAGATGAACCCGAACTTTATCGTTCCGCAATAGTTCCGGCTATTTCAGGGGCATGTTTTGCAATCAGGACGGAGTTGTGGAACGAGTTGGGCGGGTTTGACCCCACTTTCTTTACTTACCTAGAAGATACCGATTTATCGCTTAGAGTACGCTTGTCCGGTTATAAATGTGTCTATCTACCAGACGCAGTGATATATCATGATTACACCAATCAATTTTCTTCCCGCAAGCTCTATTTTCTGGAACGCAACCGCCTGTTACTATTATTGAAATGCTATTCAACGCGCTCTCTATTGCTTTTATTACCAGCTCTTTTGTTGGCAGAGGCACTGGTCTGGGGTTATGCGTTTACCCATGGCGCTACTCGCTCAATTCTGGAGGCATATGGCTGGGTTTTTATACAGCGCAAGGAAATACTCCAGAAACGGAAGATTGTAAAATCTTACAGGCGAATAAATGATTATGAATTGTTCCGTGAAATGCAATGGAGGCTAAATATCGGGCAGTTGAGCGGACCAACATTGGCTAAACTTGCAGATTTAGCTCTAAATCCGATCTTTTGGCTTACTTATAAAGCCTTCCAGCTTAAGATGTGGCGTTGA
- a CDS encoding glycosyltransferase family 4 protein, producing the protein MSVVVTPTTARTPHNWRPLRIAQITATFPPYHGGTGNVCYYNSRELGKLGHQVHVFTRTLKGLPAQEKGEGFMVHRLRPLIRIGNAPVLPGLLKELRGFDIIHLHYPFFGGELSALSAVLHGVPLVITYHQDVLLTGVLGVVENILSHTTGRMTLRSAAKLLFTSTDYATYSNARPLLKGREAIIGELPNGVDITIFTPGVPRLDLLARYKLEPQNRIALLVAALDRPHYFKGVNVFLDAMELLPPSYKGLIVGEGELRQEYEKHAEELGIKSRITFVGRVSQEELPDYYRLAHITILPSTTRGEAFGMVLLESLACGIPVIATDMPGVRTVVEPGRDGLLVTPGDSIQLSQAIEQLLESDALRQTMGIQGRARVEEHYNWLSLISRLEKIYFQALSEAGTDRRGLA; encoded by the coding sequence ATGAGTGTGGTTGTTACTCCAACAACTGCCCGTACTCCCCACAACTGGCGCCCGCTTCGCATAGCGCAGATAACTGCTACCTTCCCACCTTATCATGGCGGCACCGGAAATGTCTGTTATTATAATTCTAGAGAACTGGGCAAGCTCGGTCACCAAGTGCATGTTTTTACCCGAACATTGAAAGGGCTTCCCGCTCAAGAAAAGGGTGAGGGGTTTATGGTTCATCGCCTCAGACCTCTTATAAGAATTGGGAATGCTCCAGTTTTGCCGGGACTTTTGAAAGAGTTGCGAGGTTTTGATATTATCCACCTCCATTATCCCTTCTTCGGAGGCGAGTTGTCGGCTCTTAGCGCGGTCTTGCACGGTGTACCCCTCGTAATAACTTATCACCAAGATGTATTGCTAACGGGGGTTTTAGGAGTGGTTGAAAACATATTGAGCCACACCACCGGGCGCATGACCCTCCGTAGCGCCGCCAAGCTTCTTTTCACCTCCACCGATTATGCAACCTATTCTAACGCTCGCCCACTGCTTAAAGGGCGTGAGGCTATAATAGGCGAATTACCAAACGGGGTTGATATTACTATCTTTACACCCGGCGTTCCTCGTTTGGATTTGCTGGCTCGGTACAAGCTAGAGCCTCAGAATCGAATTGCGCTTCTTGTAGCGGCATTGGATCGTCCCCACTATTTTAAAGGGGTCAATGTTTTCCTCGATGCTATGGAGTTGCTTCCGCCCTCGTACAAAGGGTTAATAGTAGGCGAGGGGGAATTGCGACAGGAATACGAGAAACATGCCGAAGAGCTAGGAATTAAATCTCGGATAACTTTTGTCGGTAGGGTTAGTCAGGAAGAATTGCCGGATTATTACAGGCTGGCGCATATTACTATCCTTCCTTCAACAACAAGAGGCGAAGCCTTTGGCATGGTGCTGCTGGAATCCCTAGCCTGTGGGATACCGGTGATAGCTACGGATATGCCGGGTGTGCGTACAGTGGTTGAACCGGGCAGAGACGGGTTACTGGTCACACCGGGTGATTCGATACAATTGAGCCAAGCGATTGAGCAGCTTTTAGAATCGGATGCCCTGCGTCAAACAATGGGAATACAGGGGCGGGCTAGAGTTGAGGAGCATTACAACTGGCTTTCGCTCATTTCCCGTTTGGAAAAAATATATTTTCAGGCGCTGAGTGAAGCCGGAACAGACCGGCGAGGTTTAGCTTGA